From a region of the Neobacillus niacini genome:
- a CDS encoding TRM11 family SAM-dependent methyltransferase translates to MVSTYIYTYSGYEDERSLRELEMRSLFGTESQTNILESTIKIDPSRSPFIKERIAVIFQGESMEELLEKSANFQVTGETFKVICVKNGEEPFEKRRTIEREVGQRMKGVADIRNPQVLFAVMHVNGRWVFGDYVKSESVWFHHQQKPHNYSTALSTRVARAVVNIAIPNPVGIKAIDPCCGIGTVLIEALSMGIDLEGSDNNPVILAGTRENIAHFGFTGEVTFKDMRTITNHYDVAIIDLPYNLCSVISPQEQLEMLQSARRFADKVVMVTVEQIDKILIEAGFEIVDRAVAKKGIFMREVIVCKRLSRLRLS, encoded by the coding sequence ATGGTAAGTACCTATATCTATACGTACTCCGGTTATGAGGATGAACGCTCCTTACGTGAGTTAGAGATGCGTTCTTTGTTTGGGACGGAATCACAAACGAATATCCTGGAAAGCACTATTAAAATTGATCCCAGTCGAAGTCCGTTCATAAAGGAGAGAATTGCGGTAATTTTTCAAGGAGAGAGTATGGAAGAACTCCTTGAAAAATCAGCAAACTTCCAAGTAACCGGAGAAACGTTTAAGGTGATTTGTGTGAAAAATGGCGAGGAACCATTTGAGAAGCGGCGAACGATTGAGCGAGAAGTAGGTCAAAGGATGAAAGGTGTAGCGGATATTCGGAATCCACAGGTTTTGTTTGCTGTCATGCACGTAAACGGTAGATGGGTTTTTGGTGACTATGTAAAAAGTGAGTCGGTTTGGTTTCACCATCAGCAGAAGCCACACAATTATTCCACGGCGCTCAGTACACGCGTTGCAAGAGCAGTGGTGAATATCGCAATTCCAAACCCAGTTGGGATAAAAGCGATTGACCCTTGTTGTGGAATCGGGACCGTCCTGATTGAAGCACTATCGATGGGAATTGATCTCGAGGGAAGCGACAATAACCCTGTTATTCTTGCTGGTACAAGAGAAAATATCGCACACTTTGGGTTTACTGGAGAAGTCACGTTTAAAGACATGCGTACGATCACCAATCATTACGATGTCGCGATTATCGATTTACCCTACAACCTATGTTCTGTGATCTCTCCACAAGAGCAGCTGGAGATGCTTCAAAGTGCTCGAAGGTTTGCGGATAAGGTTGTAATGGTAACCGTGGAACAGATCGATAAGATTCTAATTGAAGCGGGATTTGAGATTGTGGATCGGGCAGTTGCGAAAAAAGGGATCTTTATGCGTGAAGTGATTGTTTGTAAGCGATTATCTAGGTTGCGATTAAGCTAA
- a CDS encoding amidohydrolase — protein MGVKTLKVYRGATIHTMDEVNTVISNADLWVYDGKVVKVGANTDIPSDAIIEPINGTIITPGLIDIHTHVGIWGEIDEQTNDACEYSDSFTPLMWAVDGININHFSFQQARKGGVTTVQTGTGSANPIGGIWSILKTGGNSLQEMIITEKSGLKGALGENPKNVFGQQYKKTPYTRMAVAKIIREGFLKAAVLSSEERRSQIENKTELSPFIEVLEGKMPLHLHAHRADDIATAIRIAKEFQIKLCLEHCTEGHLMLEAIKESEASVTLGPFMLPSTKYETRHSTPAAPKMFHEAGIPFAIMTDHPFIPIHYLILCATEAVKYGLDEVAALRSITSEAAKLAGIDERVGSLEAGKDADFVIWSHHPFESRSNLLATFINGNQAYGKEKDRLCNRLFV, from the coding sequence ATGGGAGTGAAAACATTAAAGGTTTATCGCGGCGCAACCATCCATACAATGGATGAAGTAAATACGGTGATCAGCAATGCAGATCTCTGGGTATACGATGGGAAGGTTGTTAAAGTTGGTGCCAACACCGATATTCCCTCTGATGCTATTATCGAACCCATCAATGGCACCATCATTACCCCTGGACTGATTGACATCCATACTCACGTAGGTATTTGGGGAGAAATTGATGAACAAACAAATGATGCCTGTGAATACTCTGATTCTTTTACACCACTTATGTGGGCAGTTGATGGAATCAATATAAATCACTTCTCTTTTCAACAGGCACGAAAAGGCGGGGTAACGACCGTTCAAACAGGGACTGGAAGTGCGAATCCAATTGGCGGCATTTGGAGTATCTTGAAAACGGGTGGTAACTCCTTACAAGAGATGATTATCACGGAAAAGAGCGGATTAAAGGGTGCACTTGGTGAAAACCCGAAAAATGTATTTGGCCAACAGTACAAGAAAACACCTTACACAAGAATGGCGGTTGCAAAAATTATCCGAGAAGGATTCCTAAAAGCAGCCGTATTATCCAGCGAGGAACGTCGGTCACAAATAGAAAATAAAACCGAGCTGTCACCTTTTATAGAAGTGTTAGAGGGGAAAATGCCCCTTCACTTGCATGCCCACCGTGCAGATGATATTGCCACAGCGATTCGGATTGCCAAGGAATTTCAAATTAAGCTATGTTTAGAGCATTGTACAGAAGGTCATCTAATGCTTGAAGCCATTAAAGAAAGTGAAGCAAGCGTTACATTGGGACCATTCATGCTGCCATCTACAAAGTATGAAACCCGTCATTCAACACCAGCAGCTCCAAAAATGTTCCATGAAGCTGGCATCCCTTTTGCAATCATGACGGATCATCCGTTTATTCCGATTCACTATTTAATTCTTTGTGCGACAGAGGCCGTAAAGTACGGTTTGGATGAAGTGGCTGCTCTGAGAAGCATTACTAGTGAAGCCGCGAAGCTCGCCGGAATAGATGAACGAGTAGGTTCACTTGAAGCAGGAAAGGACGCTGACTTTGTCATTTGGTCTCATCACCCATTTGAATCCCGCTCCAATCTGTTAGCTACCTTTATTAATGGGAATCAAGCCTATGGAAAGGAGAAGGACCGTTTATGCAACAGACTGTTTGTGTAA
- a CDS encoding AroM family protein gives MQQTVCVITIGQTPRSDMIPSIRSFLPQETVIIEKGVLDGRTEQEILELAPEPGQTTLISRLKNGGSAVMGKEKILPILQSLIDDLNQTNVLLIILACTGKFPLFKSKIPLIYPDFLLNHVVKGLFRDGMLGVIVPLPEQAEAILDKWKQADFMTIPVVCSPYSFQAEALQDAVKQLDQFPVKAIVLDCMGYTEEMKALAQTYTSKPIILSRNVIFRASGEIL, from the coding sequence ATGCAACAGACTGTTTGTGTAATTACGATTGGCCAAACGCCGAGAAGTGATATGATCCCTTCCATTAGATCCTTCTTACCACAAGAAACGGTCATTATTGAAAAAGGTGTTCTTGATGGGAGAACGGAGCAGGAGATTCTTGAACTTGCACCCGAACCAGGTCAAACTACCTTGATTTCACGATTAAAAAATGGCGGAAGTGCGGTCATGGGAAAGGAAAAAATCCTTCCCATCCTACAATCTCTGATTGACGACCTGAATCAAACAAATGTTTTGTTAATCATTCTCGCTTGTACGGGAAAATTCCCTTTATTTAAAAGTAAGATTCCTTTAATTTATCCGGACTTTTTACTTAATCATGTAGTTAAAGGATTATTTCGCGACGGGATGCTTGGGGTCATCGTTCCCCTCCCAGAGCAAGCGGAAGCAATCCTTGATAAATGGAAGCAAGCAGACTTTATGACCATTCCAGTGGTCTGCTCGCCATACTCCTTTCAGGCAGAGGCGCTGCAAGATGCAGTCAAGCAATTGGACCAGTTTCCGGTTAAAGCAATCGTCCTTGACTGCATGGGCTACACAGAAGAAATGAAAGCATTGGCTCAAACCTATACATCAAAACCCATAATTTTATCACGGAATGTAATTTTTCGGGCATCAGGAGAAATTTTATAA
- a CDS encoding amidohydrolase family protein → MTTTAIKNAQVYNLESGQFSKQTVIINEGKISSVSSPTELLPECNQIDATGLYLTPGFIDTCSQIGLKEIGIRWEGNDGYEPHEENGYHLDVVDGIYPFDKAFQDAVAAGVTAAHIVTSPEAVVGAKTAVIHTHGQTVDEMILNQHLGYSFSMGDVPKRAFWEKTKSPLTRMGIAQKIRSSLQVLQNTAKLQEVPIFIRSHRADDIVTAIRIAEEFSLPFILVHGTEYPMLPPQHHDHISVIAGPCFQPMERGELKHLDPALYQTLFEQRVPFTFATDHPVSSVGHLQMEGCLALKAGVPEKVIMNGLTKDAAKLLKIDQLTGSIQEGLLADLVLWNKHPLELTARAVRTFIEGKEVYRWE, encoded by the coding sequence ATGACCACTACCGCCATTAAAAATGCGCAAGTTTATAATTTGGAATCAGGTCAATTCTCCAAACAAACAGTGATAATCAACGAAGGAAAAATTAGTTCTGTTTCGTCCCCTACCGAGCTCTTGCCTGAATGTAATCAGATTGATGCTACTGGATTATATCTGACCCCAGGGTTTATTGACACCTGTTCGCAAATAGGGTTAAAGGAGATCGGCATTCGCTGGGAAGGAAATGATGGGTACGAGCCACACGAAGAAAACGGCTACCATCTAGATGTAGTAGACGGGATTTACCCTTTTGACAAAGCATTTCAAGATGCGGTTGCTGCTGGAGTAACTGCAGCCCATATCGTTACATCCCCAGAAGCTGTAGTTGGGGCAAAAACTGCCGTTATCCACACCCATGGACAAACGGTAGATGAAATGATTTTGAATCAACACCTTGGGTATAGCTTTTCAATGGGAGACGTCCCCAAAAGGGCGTTTTGGGAAAAAACAAAATCTCCGCTTACTAGAATGGGAATTGCTCAAAAAATTAGGTCTTCACTACAGGTTTTACAAAATACAGCTAAATTGCAGGAAGTACCAATCTTTATACGTTCCCACCGTGCTGATGACATTGTTACAGCCATACGCATTGCTGAGGAATTCAGCCTGCCGTTCATCCTCGTACATGGCACTGAATATCCCATGCTCCCACCCCAGCACCATGATCATATTTCGGTCATAGCCGGACCATGCTTTCAGCCAATGGAACGTGGAGAATTAAAGCATTTAGATCCAGCATTATATCAAACGCTCTTTGAACAACGGGTTCCCTTTACATTCGCAACAGACCATCCCGTAAGCTCAGTTGGACATTTACAAATGGAAGGTTGCTTGGCGTTAAAAGCTGGTGTTCCCGAAAAAGTGATTATGAATGGTTTAACAAAAGACGCTGCTAAACTTTTAAAAATTGATCAGCTTACTGGAAGCATTCAAGAAGGGCTACTTGCAGATTTGGTGTTATGGAATAAGCACCCACTGGAGTTAACAGCCCGTGCCGTGCGAACATTTATCGAAGGAAAGGAAGTATACAGATGGGAGTGA